One part of the Truepera radiovictrix DSM 17093 genome encodes these proteins:
- a CDS encoding ABC transporter ATP-binding protein codes for MTHGSYSYDDDTYSVAEAKRRARAQRRRKVASLRREGHFDEDGEAVQGEFDWRLAKRLLGYLRPYRKQALWSVALLLIYSAIVPVFPFLITLAIDRYINPVAEPYASLSQSARYEGVVLIVLIYMGLRLLNFGLRYGYTYLVSWLGQYVVFDIRRAIFVKVQRLHMGFFDRTPVGRLITRVTSDIEAIQQAVVDGVVGIVADMGLLIGLMVYMFVIDWRLALVTLTVMPPLYLALNYVRKRIRDAFRAVRLRTSKSNAYLSENLSGMKTVQLFNREARNERRFDQINLELLDAYVEQVRWFSLFFPIVQVAGAVSVALILFYGAVLLTGETLGGATGGAVTIGVLAAFLQYSGDFFRPIQNLSDRFNILQAAMASSERIFGLLDTPEGVTDKPHPARFEEGFRGEVRFDNVWFAYQDEEWVLKDLSFTIHPGESVAFVGHTGAGKTTIISLVSRFYDVQRGAIYLDGKDVRDYDQVTLRRHVGIVLQDPFLFSGTVRSNITLNDDSIPLERVVEAARFVNAHGFIERLPQGYDTPVLERGAGFSTGQKQLIAFARALVQNPDILLVLDEATANVDTETEELIQDALEKLMQGRTSIIIAHRLSTIQNVDRIMVMRKGRLLEQGNHFELLQQGGYYRKLYELQYQRQSEARPKVSGDD; via the coding sequence ATGACGCACGGTTCTTACTCCTACGACGACGACACCTACTCGGTCGCCGAAGCCAAACGCCGCGCGCGCGCCCAGCGGCGGCGCAAGGTCGCCTCGCTGCGGCGCGAGGGCCACTTCGACGAGGACGGCGAAGCGGTTCAGGGGGAGTTCGATTGGCGGCTCGCCAAACGCCTCTTGGGCTACTTGCGCCCCTACCGCAAACAGGCGCTCTGGTCGGTAGCCCTGCTCCTCATCTACAGCGCCATCGTACCGGTGTTTCCCTTTCTCATCACCCTCGCGATCGACCGCTACATCAACCCGGTCGCCGAACCCTACGCGTCGCTGTCCCAGAGCGCCCGTTACGAGGGCGTGGTGCTCATCGTCCTGATCTACATGGGCCTGCGGCTGCTCAACTTCGGGCTCCGCTACGGCTACACCTACTTGGTGAGCTGGCTCGGGCAGTACGTGGTCTTCGACATCCGCCGCGCGATCTTCGTCAAGGTGCAGCGGCTGCACATGGGCTTTTTCGACCGCACCCCGGTCGGGCGCCTGATCACCCGCGTCACGAGCGACATCGAAGCGATTCAGCAGGCGGTCGTCGACGGCGTCGTCGGGATCGTCGCGGACATGGGGCTGCTCATCGGGTTGATGGTCTACATGTTCGTGATCGATTGGCGGCTCGCGCTCGTCACGCTCACCGTCATGCCACCCCTTTACCTCGCGCTCAACTACGTCCGCAAACGCATCCGCGACGCCTTCCGGGCGGTGCGGCTCAGGACCTCGAAGTCCAACGCCTACCTGTCCGAAAACCTCTCCGGGATGAAGACGGTGCAGCTCTTTAACCGCGAGGCGCGTAACGAGCGGCGTTTCGACCAGATCAACCTGGAGCTGCTCGACGCCTACGTCGAACAGGTCCGCTGGTTCAGCCTCTTTTTCCCCATCGTGCAGGTCGCAGGCGCGGTCTCGGTCGCGCTCATCCTCTTTTACGGCGCCGTGCTCTTGACCGGCGAGACCCTCGGCGGCGCCACGGGCGGCGCGGTGACGATCGGGGTGCTGGCCGCCTTTTTGCAGTACTCGGGCGACTTTTTTAGGCCTATCCAGAACCTGAGCGACCGCTTTAACATCCTGCAGGCGGCGATGGCCTCTTCAGAGCGCATCTTCGGCCTGCTCGACACCCCCGAGGGCGTCACCGACAAACCGCACCCCGCGCGCTTCGAGGAGGGTTTTCGGGGGGAGGTGCGCTTTGACAACGTCTGGTTCGCCTACCAGGACGAGGAGTGGGTGCTTAAAGACCTCTCGTTCACCATCCACCCGGGCGAGTCGGTCGCTTTCGTCGGGCACACCGGCGCGGGCAAAACGACCATCATCAGCCTTGTCTCGCGCTTTTACGACGTGCAGCGCGGGGCGATCTACCTCGACGGCAAAGACGTGCGCGACTACGATCAGGTTACCCTGCGGCGGCACGTCGGCATCGTCTTGCAAGACCCCTTCCTCTTTAGCGGTACGGTGCGGAGCAACATCACCCTAAACGACGACAGCATCCCCTTAGAGCGCGTTGTCGAGGCGGCGCGCTTCGTCAACGCGCACGGTTTTATCGAGCGCTTGCCGCAGGGCTACGACACCCCCGTGTTAGAGCGCGGCGCGGGCTTCTCGACGGGGCAAAAGCAGCTGATCGCCTTTGCCCGGGCGCTCGTGCAAAACCCCGACATCCTGCTCGTTTTAGACGAAGCGACCGCCAACGTCGACACCGAGACCGAGGAGCTCATCCAAGACGCCCTTGAGAAGCTCATGCAGGGCCGCACGAGCATCATCATCGCGCACCGTCTCTCGACCATCCAGAACGTCGACCGCATCATGGTGATGCGCAAAGGGCGGCTTTTAGAGCAGGGCAACCACTTCGAGCTGTTGCAGCAGGGCGGCTACTACCGCAAGCTTTACGAGCTGCAGTACCAGAGACAGAGCGAGGCCCGCCCGAAGGTGTCGGGCGACGACTGA
- a CDS encoding ABC transporter ATP-binding protein, with amino-acid sequence MRTIRELFGYIRRYPGPFLIGTLMLVVFSLATVQTPRIIGAAVAAFEAGTITLSTPWAFVAGLFRGVTTWEALLANLRAPPVGSIWLYIFGVLGVALVAALAMVSVRRLMLNASWEIQFDIRRDLFHHFTRLSADYYDRTRVGDLMARLTADLNAVRQFIGVGIFQGINTLLLLAFTFWRMFRLDAGLAAITLVIVPLITLSFFVLLRVVYRRYERVQQQLSEVSAMAQENFSGIRVVKGFGIEAREVARFGALNDEFIRRNLAFTRADGPLFPLMELLFGLTISVLLLFGGRSIVAGTLDIASFVDFLFLFLGIQWPILALGWIASMAQRGFTSWGRLREIFNERPSVADDKDTDWSLRAVRGSLEFRNVSVRFGDTYALKNVSFKIRAGQRVGITGHTGAGKTLLVSLIARLLDPTEGEILLDGVNLKRYPLGVLRQHLGLVPQEPFLFSDTIAENIAYGIPEDTPERLRARAHEVAELVQLAGDVADFPKGYDTPLGERGVTLSGGQRQRTAMARAIIRDPKILILDDALSAVDTQTEARILHHLNAVTQGRTSIIVGHRISALTGTDVILVLEDGRIIERGSHDELVARGGWYAEMNRRQQLEASLEAA; translated from the coding sequence GTGAGGACCATCCGAGAGCTTTTCGGTTACATCCGCCGCTACCCCGGACCTTTTCTCATAGGCACCCTGATGCTCGTGGTCTTTAGCCTCGCGACCGTGCAGACGCCGCGCATCATCGGCGCCGCCGTCGCCGCTTTTGAAGCGGGCACGATCACCCTGAGCACGCCCTGGGCGTTTGTCGCGGGTCTCTTTCGGGGGGTCACGACCTGGGAGGCGCTGCTCGCCAACCTGCGCGCGCCCCCCGTCGGCTCGATCTGGCTCTACATCTTCGGCGTCTTGGGCGTCGCGCTCGTCGCCGCGCTAGCGATGGTCAGCGTTCGCCGACTCATGCTCAACGCCTCGTGGGAGATCCAGTTCGACATCCGGCGCGACCTCTTTCACCACTTTACCCGCCTCAGCGCCGACTACTACGACCGGACGCGGGTCGGCGACCTGATGGCGCGCCTGACCGCCGACCTCAACGCGGTGCGCCAGTTTATCGGGGTGGGCATCTTTCAGGGGATCAACACCCTGCTCCTCCTCGCTTTTACCTTCTGGCGGATGTTTCGCCTCGACGCCGGTCTCGCCGCCATCACGCTCGTCATCGTGCCGCTTATCACGCTGAGCTTTTTCGTGCTGCTGCGCGTCGTCTACCGGCGTTACGAACGGGTGCAGCAGCAGCTGTCAGAGGTCTCGGCGATGGCGCAGGAAAACTTTAGCGGGATCCGCGTCGTCAAGGGCTTCGGCATCGAAGCGCGCGAGGTGGCGCGCTTCGGGGCGCTCAACGACGAGTTCATCCGCCGCAACCTCGCTTTCACCCGCGCCGACGGCCCGCTCTTTCCCCTCATGGAGCTGCTCTTTGGCCTGACCATCTCCGTACTGCTGCTTTTCGGCGGGCGGTCGATCGTCGCGGGCACCTTGGACATCGCGAGCTTCGTCGACTTTTTGTTTCTCTTTTTGGGGATCCAGTGGCCGATCTTAGCGCTCGGTTGGATCGCCAGCATGGCGCAGCGCGGGTTTACCTCGTGGGGGCGGCTGCGCGAGATCTTTAACGAGCGCCCGAGCGTCGCCGACGACAAAGACACCGACTGGAGCCTGAGGGCGGTGCGCGGCAGCCTCGAGTTTCGCAACGTGAGCGTCCGCTTCGGCGACACCTACGCCCTGAAAAACGTCTCGTTTAAGATTCGCGCGGGGCAGCGCGTCGGCATCACCGGCCATACGGGAGCGGGCAAAACGCTGCTGGTCAGCCTTATCGCCCGCCTCCTCGACCCCACCGAGGGGGAGATCCTTTTAGACGGCGTCAACCTCAAGCGCTACCCCCTAGGGGTGCTGCGGCAGCACCTCGGGCTGGTGCCGCAAGAGCCCTTTTTGTTCTCCGACACGATCGCCGAAAACATCGCCTACGGGATCCCCGAAGACACCCCCGAGCGGCTGCGGGCGCGCGCGCACGAGGTCGCTGAGCTCGTGCAGCTCGCCGGCGACGTCGCGGACTTTCCCAAGGGTTACGACACCCCCCTCGGCGAGCGCGGCGTGACCCTCTCGGGTGGGCAGCGGCAGCGCACCGCGATGGCCCGGGCGATCATCCGCGACCCCAAGATCCTCATCCTTGACGACGCCCTCTCGGCGGTCGACACCCAAACGGAGGCGCGCATCTTGCACCACCTCAACGCGGTCACCCAGGGGCGGACCAGCATCATCGTGGGGCACCGGATCTCGGCGCTGACCGGCACCGACGTGATCTTGGTGTTAGAGGACGGCCGCATCATCGAGCGCGGCTCGCACGACGAGCTGGTCGCGCGGGGGGGCTGGTACGCCGAGATGAACCGGCGGCAGCAGCTCGAGGCGTCGCTCGAGGCAGCGTGA
- a CDS encoding alpha/beta hydrolase family esterase, with product MTPLSPLLAKVARLGAALLSTALLSAALAAPPSPPGRTPGCGKPPAPFDHLEVGGAARSFIAVVPDTYDANTPHALVLAFHGRTSPAEEVRGYYDLEPHVAATLEHAIFVYPRALRQGDGTFGWWEAGEAPSALRDFALFDALVAAHSERYCLDPERIYAVGHSLGGSFVNALGCQRAGVLRAVASLGGGPLGGACEGSVAAMVLHNPNDEHVAFAYGEAAKEQYRAQNGLTGAPVPVAPRSLNCQRYGPPDAPDPLVWCPHTQDTTRSGRYYPHQWPRGTGEAIMRFFSALP from the coding sequence GTGACGCCTTTAAGCCCCCTCCTCGCCAAGGTGGCCCGTTTGGGAGCCGCCCTACTAAGCACGGCCCTGCTAAGCGCGGCGCTCGCCGCGCCGCCGAGCCCCCCCGGCCGCACGCCGGGTTGCGGCAAGCCGCCCGCGCCCTTTGACCACCTCGAGGTCGGCGGCGCGGCGCGCAGCTTTATCGCGGTCGTCCCCGACACCTACGACGCCAACACGCCGCACGCGCTCGTACTGGCCTTTCACGGCCGCACGAGCCCCGCCGAGGAGGTGCGCGGCTACTACGACCTCGAGCCGCACGTCGCAGCGACCTTGGAGCACGCGATCTTCGTCTACCCGCGCGCCCTGCGGCAAGGTGATGGCACCTTCGGTTGGTGGGAGGCGGGCGAAGCGCCTTCGGCGCTCCGCGACTTTGCGCTCTTCGACGCCCTCGTCGCGGCCCATAGCGAGCGCTACTGCCTCGACCCCGAGCGGATCTACGCCGTCGGTCACTCCCTCGGGGGGTCGTTTGTCAACGCGCTCGGGTGCCAGCGCGCGGGCGTGTTGCGTGCCGTCGCCAGCTTGGGTGGTGGGCCACTCGGCGGCGCGTGCGAGGGGTCGGTCGCGGCGATGGTCCTGCACAACCCCAACGACGAGCACGTCGCCTTCGCCTACGGCGAGGCCGCGAAGGAGCAGTACCGCGCGCAAAACGGGCTCACGGGCGCGCCCGTGCCGGTAGCGCCGCGCAGCCTGAACTGCCAACGCTACGGCCCCCCAGACGCCCCCGACCCGCTCGTGTGGTGCCCGCACACCCAGGACACGACGCGCAGCGGGCGCTACTACCCCCATCAGTGGCCGCGGGGCACGGGCGAGGCGATCATGCGCTTTTTCAGCGCGCTCCCCTAG
- a CDS encoding GAF domain-containing sensor histidine kinase, translated as MALREGAPETPRTRARPGQEAPSPLAGSLYQQIKLARIWFPLAIIGVVLVHQLFIVPLGGARWQFWAQLLFYSLLGPAATFLTLDWIAAEVRRRERAQAELRSLYDELRRSHALLSAIQRVTEQFAAATDLDTVLSVAGEGITAATGARGTAILLGRRGFRVTHTHGLEPEEARDAALRNDLLLRRGEPLGPEAQGRPEAVLSAALYWGGKLEGSLHSYFDAPPTPEQRESFRILASEFSAVAEAARSRTRDLLTLFEADRSIRAEGNLERLLETLLTQTMRRADARAGGVYLADEDGLLQLRASHGALAPAQPGALRLGEGFVGRAAAEAEPRVAHHLGATERVGPVLARAGSALSLPLRTEEELLGCVVLAHPDPEHFHEANLPFLNLLAGQVSLAVRNARAYLQSEELAIAEERARIAREIHDGVAQSLAFSALKLDLVGRMLAQPGGAGLEKAAAELEATKKTIREAIREVRRSIFALRPIDLERHGFVETIRRYVDDYAQQNDIRVQLTVQGLPKLTAKSEAVLFRIFQEAMNNVAKHARARHVAVTVGKTCDACGFIEVTDDGQGFDPTLVSDRVTSAGGLGLKQMRERVQARGGAFELTSSPGQGTRVYASVPE; from the coding sequence GTGGCGCTCCGTGAGGGGGCGCCCGAAACCCCGCGCACCCGGGCGCGTCCAGGTCAAGAGGCGCCGAGCCCGCTCGCCGGCAGCCTCTACCAACAGATCAAGCTCGCGCGCATCTGGTTTCCACTGGCGATTATCGGGGTCGTGCTCGTGCATCAGCTGTTTATCGTCCCCCTGGGCGGGGCGCGGTGGCAGTTCTGGGCGCAGCTTCTCTTTTACAGCCTGTTGGGTCCCGCCGCGACCTTTCTCACCCTCGACTGGATCGCCGCCGAGGTGCGCCGCCGCGAACGGGCGCAGGCCGAGCTGCGCTCGCTCTACGACGAGTTGCGGCGCAGCCACGCGCTTTTAAGCGCGATTCAGCGCGTGACCGAGCAGTTTGCCGCAGCGACCGACCTCGACACGGTGCTCTCGGTCGCAGGGGAGGGGATCACGGCGGCGACCGGCGCGCGCGGGACGGCCATCTTGTTGGGTCGCCGCGGCTTTCGCGTGACGCATACCCACGGTCTGGAGCCGGAGGAGGCGCGCGACGCCGCGCTGCGTAACGACCTCCTGCTCCGGCGTGGGGAGCCTTTGGGGCCGGAAGCGCAGGGGCGTCCCGAGGCGGTGCTCTCGGCCGCGCTCTACTGGGGGGGGAAGCTCGAGGGGAGCCTGCACAGCTACTTCGACGCGCCGCCGACCCCCGAGCAGCGCGAAAGCTTCCGCATCCTCGCCTCGGAGTTCTCCGCGGTCGCCGAGGCAGCCCGGAGCCGCACCCGCGACCTCTTGACGCTCTTTGAAGCCGACCGCAGCATCCGCGCCGAGGGCAACCTCGAGCGCCTTTTGGAGACGCTCCTCACCCAAACGATGCGCCGCGCGGACGCCCGCGCCGGCGGGGTCTACCTCGCCGACGAGGACGGACTGCTGCAGCTACGCGCCTCACACGGCGCGCTCGCCCCCGCCCAGCCCGGCGCGCTGCGTCTCGGCGAGGGGTTCGTGGGGCGGGCGGCGGCGGAGGCGGAGCCGCGCGTCGCGCACCACTTGGGCGCCACGGAGCGCGTCGGCCCCGTGCTCGCGAGGGCGGGGAGCGCGCTCAGCCTCCCGTTGCGCACCGAGGAGGAGCTTCTGGGCTGCGTCGTGCTCGCGCACCCCGACCCCGAGCACTTCCACGAGGCCAACTTGCCCTTTTTAAACCTGCTCGCGGGGCAGGTCAGCCTGGCGGTGCGCAACGCCCGCGCCTACTTGCAGTCCGAAGAGCTGGCGATCGCCGAGGAGCGCGCCCGCATCGCCCGCGAGATCCACGACGGGGTCGCCCAATCCCTGGCTTTTAGCGCGCTCAAGCTCGACCTCGTCGGCCGCATGCTGGCGCAGCCCGGGGGGGCGGGGCTTGAGAAAGCCGCGGCGGAGCTCGAGGCCACCAAAAAGACGATCCGCGAAGCCATTCGCGAGGTGCGCCGCTCGATCTTCGCCCTGCGCCCGATTGACCTCGAGCGCCACGGCTTCGTCGAGACCATCCGCCGCTACGTCGACGACTACGCCCAGCAAAACGACATCCGCGTGCAGCTCACGGTCCAGGGCCTCCCCAAACTCACCGCCAAGTCCGAGGCGGTGCTCTTTCGCATCTTTCAGGAGGCGATGAACAACGTCGCCAAACACGCCCGCGCGCGGCACGTCGCGGTGACGGTCGGTAAGACCTGCGACGCGTGCGGGTTTATCGAGGTCACCGACGACGGCCAGGGCTTCGACCCGACCCTGGTCTCAGATCGGGTGACGAGCGCGGGCGGTCTCGGTCTCAAGCAGATGCGCGAACGGGTGCAGGCGCGCGGCGGCGCCTTCGAGCTCACCTCGAGCCCCGGCCAGGGGACGCGGGTGTACGCCTCGGTGCCGGAGTAG
- the rpmE gene encoding 50S ribosomal protein L31 codes for MKKDIHPKMVPCKVFCDGEVVMETYSTKPEMRVDVWSGNHPFFTGQQRFIDTEGRVEKFQKRFGESYRRNRK; via the coding sequence ATGAAAAAAGACATTCACCCCAAGATGGTCCCCTGCAAGGTGTTTTGCGACGGCGAGGTCGTGATGGAGACCTACTCGACCAAACCCGAGATGCGCGTCGACGTGTGGTCGGGTAACCACCCCTTCTTTACCGGCCAGCAGCGCTTTATCGACACCGAAGGGCGCGTCGAAAAGTTCCAGAAGCGCTTCGGCGAGTCCTACCGCAGAAACCGCAAGTAA
- a CDS encoding cation-transporting P-type ATPase, protein MRQVRVIPREGDAREAGGEHTVSGPDSVADSGAWHSLEAAAVLRALRTSPEGLSEEEAQRRLEAHGPNRLPEGKREGPLLRFLRQFNDVLIYVLLAAAVLTAFLGEWIETGVILAVVLINAVIGFIQEGRAEAALASIRKMLSLEAAVVRGGTRRTVDAETLVPGDVVQLESGDRVPADMRVIAARNARVEEAALTGESVPTEKAPDPVSEDAALGDRSSMLYSSTVITSGRVTGVVTATGGDTEIGRIGALVSETQTLTTPLLRAVGRFAKALALIILAFSALLFAFGYFALEYTVNELVLIVVSLAVAAVPEGLPAIMTVTLALGVQRMARRNAIVRRLPAVETLGSVTVICSDKTGTLTKNEMTVREVVLPEARFEVTGGGYGPEGAFVQPGAGEVVPPPELLELARAGALCSDAEVTQEDGSWHLSGDPTEGAVVTLGLKAGFSRQELQRTHPRIDAVPFESEHRFMATLHKTPDGGRVVYMKGAPEAVMRRCQGDASGQPIDEARWHGEIDALASKGYRVLALARHTAPPNHDALEESDLEGLELLGFVGIIDPPRDEVIQAVKTCQEAGIRVKMITGDHALTARAIGAQLGIGDGKTAMTGRELERLSDAELEAAVQGCDIFARSSPEHKIRLVRALQARGEVVAMTGDGVNDAPALKRADVGVAMGIKGSEATKEAAEMVLADDNFTTIEHAVEEGRTIYDNLKKTILFLLPTNGAQALVIIVPFLLALRELPVTPLQILWINMVTSVTLAVSLAFEPSEPDLMRRPPRAPNSPILSRYGVWRVLFVSVIITTPALLLFDAYREALPLAAARTLAVNVLAAGQVFYLFSSRFLFRSSLPPQGFVGNRAVLLCVALLVLLQLALTYLPPLQLLFGTAAIGLELWLLALAAGVGVFVLVEAEKWIARRVAGGTGPRA, encoded by the coding sequence GCGCACGGCCCCAACCGGCTGCCGGAGGGCAAGCGCGAGGGCCCCCTGCTGCGCTTTTTGCGCCAGTTCAACGACGTCCTGATCTACGTGCTGCTCGCCGCGGCGGTGCTGACGGCCTTTTTGGGCGAGTGGATCGAGACGGGCGTCATCTTGGCGGTCGTGCTGATCAACGCCGTGATCGGCTTTATTCAGGAGGGGCGGGCGGAGGCGGCGCTGGCCTCGATCCGCAAGATGCTCTCGCTCGAGGCCGCCGTCGTGCGCGGTGGTACGCGGCGCACGGTCGACGCCGAGACGCTCGTACCGGGCGACGTGGTGCAGCTCGAGTCGGGCGACCGCGTGCCGGCGGACATGCGCGTGATCGCCGCGCGCAACGCCCGCGTCGAGGAGGCGGCCCTAACGGGCGAGTCGGTGCCGACCGAAAAGGCCCCCGACCCGGTGAGCGAGGACGCGGCCCTGGGCGACCGCAGCAGCATGCTCTACTCGAGCACGGTGATCACCAGCGGGCGCGTCACGGGGGTTGTCACCGCCACGGGGGGCGACACCGAGATCGGGCGCATCGGCGCGCTCGTCTCCGAGACGCAGACCCTCACGACGCCCCTATTAAGGGCGGTCGGCCGCTTTGCCAAGGCGCTCGCGCTCATTATCCTCGCCTTTAGCGCGCTTCTTTTCGCCTTCGGCTACTTCGCCCTCGAGTACACCGTCAACGAACTCGTCTTGATCGTCGTCTCGCTCGCGGTCGCGGCCGTCCCCGAGGGGCTGCCGGCGATCATGACCGTCACCCTCGCCCTGGGGGTGCAGCGCATGGCGCGGCGCAACGCCATCGTCCGCCGGCTGCCGGCGGTCGAGACGCTCGGGTCGGTGACGGTCATCTGCTCGGACAAAACCGGTACGCTCACCAAAAACGAGATGACGGTGCGCGAGGTCGTCTTGCCGGAGGCGCGTTTCGAGGTGACCGGCGGCGGTTACGGTCCCGAAGGCGCTTTTGTGCAACCCGGCGCGGGTGAGGTCGTGCCGCCCCCGGAGCTCCTCGAGCTCGCCCGCGCGGGGGCGCTCTGCAGCGACGCCGAGGTGACCCAGGAGGACGGGAGCTGGCACCTCTCCGGCGACCCCACCGAGGGCGCGGTCGTGACCTTGGGCCTTAAAGCCGGTTTCTCCCGCCAGGAGCTGCAGCGCACCCACCCCCGCATCGACGCCGTCCCCTTCGAGTCCGAGCACCGGTTTATGGCGACGCTGCACAAAACCCCCGACGGCGGGCGCGTCGTCTACATGAAAGGGGCGCCCGAGGCGGTGATGCGCCGCTGCCAGGGCGACGCCAGCGGCCAGCCGATCGACGAGGCGCGCTGGCACGGCGAGATCGACGCGCTGGCGAGCAAGGGCTACCGGGTGCTGGCGCTCGCCCGCCACACCGCCCCCCCCAACCACGACGCCCTCGAGGAGAGCGACCTAGAGGGGCTCGAGCTGCTCGGCTTCGTGGGCATCATCGACCCGCCGCGCGACGAGGTCATCCAGGCCGTCAAAACCTGCCAAGAGGCGGGCATTCGGGTCAAGATGATTACCGGCGACCACGCCCTGACGGCCCGCGCCATCGGCGCGCAGCTCGGTATCGGCGACGGGAAAACGGCGATGACGGGGCGCGAGCTCGAGCGCCTCAGCGACGCGGAGCTTGAAGCGGCGGTGCAGGGCTGCGACATCTTCGCGCGCTCGAGCCCCGAGCACAAGATCCGCTTGGTCCGCGCCCTGCAAGCGCGCGGCGAGGTGGTCGCCATGACGGGCGACGGCGTCAACGACGCGCCCGCCCTCAAGCGCGCCGACGTGGGCGTGGCGATGGGCATCAAGGGCTCCGAGGCGACCAAAGAGGCCGCCGAGATGGTCTTGGCCGACGACAACTTCACCACCATCGAGCACGCCGTCGAAGAGGGGCGGACGATCTACGACAACCTCAAAAAGACTATCCTCTTCTTGCTGCCTACAAACGGCGCGCAGGCGCTCGTCATCATCGTCCCCTTTCTGCTGGCGCTGCGCGAGCTGCCGGTGACGCCGCTGCAGATTTTGTGGATCAACATGGTCACGTCGGTCACGCTCGCTGTAAGCCTCGCCTTCGAACCGAGCGAACCCGACCTGATGCGCCGCCCGCCGCGCGCCCCCAACAGCCCCATCCTGTCGCGTTACGGGGTTTGGCGCGTGCTCTTCGTGTCGGTGATTATCACCACCCCCGCGCTGCTCCTTTTCGACGCCTACCGCGAAGCGTTGCCGCTCGCCGCGGCGCGCACCCTAGCGGTCAACGTGCTCGCTGCCGGGCAGGTGTTCTACCTCTTTAGCAGCCGCTTCCTCTTCCGCTCGTCGTTGCCGCCGCAGGGCTTTGTCGGCAACCGCGCGGTGCTCCTCTGCGTGGCGCTGCTCGTGCTGCTGCAGCTCGCGCTGACCTACCTCCCCCCGCTGCAGCTCCTTTTCGGCACCGCCGCCATCGGGCTCGAGCTGTGGCTGCTGGCGCTCGCCGCGGGCGTCGGCGTGTTCGTCCTCGTCGAGGCCGAGAAGTGGATCGCGCGGCGCGTCGCCGGCGGCACCGGCCCGCGCGCCTAG